A section of the Humulus lupulus chromosome 2, drHumLupu1.1, whole genome shotgun sequence genome encodes:
- the LOC133814866 gene encoding uncharacterized protein LOC133814866, with protein MEFHHQKASFYHPLANGQAEESKREIKSILEKTVNTSMKNWSKKLDDSLWAYRTSFMTPIVELEHRAYWAVKKLSVDLLMAGRNRLLELNELDEFRNEAYENAKIYKENSKAFHDKRIIRKDFQPGDKVLLFNSRLKIFQGKLKSRWSKPFTVVVSLPYGAVQIHS; from the exons ATGGAGTTTCATCATCAAAAGGCTTCGTTCTATCATCCACTTGCTAATGGTCAAGCAGAAGAGTCCAAACGAGAGATTAAAAGTATTTTGGAGAAGACTGTAAACACATCAATGAAGAATTGGTCgaaaaagcttgatgattcaTTGTGGGCATATCGCACATCTTTCATGACGCcaattg TGGAACTTGAGCACCGAGCTTATTGGGCAGTAAAAAAGCTGAGTGTTGATCTCTTAATGGCGGGAAGGAATAGGCTTCTGGAGTTGAATGAACTTGATGAATTTCGAAATGAAGCCTACGAGAAtgcaaagatttataaagaaaattctaaggcattTCATGATAAAAGGATAATTAGGAAAGATTTCCAACCGGGAGACAAGGTGTTATTATTTAATTCTCGATTGAAGATTTTTCAGGGAAAATTAAAGTCGAGATGGTCGAAACCATTCACAGTTGTTGTATCATTGCCTTATGGAGCAGTGCAAATTCACAGCTAG
- the LOC133814865 gene encoding uncharacterized protein LOC133814865 has protein sequence MDMVVVGQQRMLQLHELQEIHNEAYESSRIYKEKTKVFHDKHILRQSFVEGQKVLMYHSGLKLFPGKLKSRWIGLFNVTKVFPLGAVEVVSPSTGKSFKVNSQRSKPYYESMEKEQDVVIHLIDLVYVDE, from the coding sequence ATGGACATGGTTGTTGTAGGACAACAACGAATGCTTCAATTGCATGAGCTACAAGAAATACacaatgaagcatatgagagcTCGAGAATCTACAAGGAGAAAACCAAAGTTTTTCATGACAAACATATTCTTCGACAGAGTTTTGTGGAAGGTCAGAAAGTTCTCATGTATCACTCTGGCCTTAAACTTTTTCCTGGGAAGTTGAAGTCTCGTTGGATAGGTCTGTTCAATGTCACCAAGGTTTTTCCTCTTGGAGCGGTCGAAGTTGTAAGTCCAAGTACCGGAAAGTCATTCAAAGTGAATAGTCAGAGATCAAAGCCATATTACGAATCAATGGAGAAAGAACAAGATGTTGTGATTCACCTCATTGACCTGGTATATGTTGATGAATAA